Proteins from a genomic interval of Zingiber officinale cultivar Zhangliang chromosome 2A, Zo_v1.1, whole genome shotgun sequence:
- the LOC122040243 gene encoding transcription factor BEE 2-like — MRFSSSMEVTAPSSHGGSLFNVKAQMKKKKKKKEQLQKKNAMEITARLEEIINYVQSLQNQVGFLSMRLAAATRSYEGRLEDLMEAITTSVIQL; from the exons ATGAGATTTAGCTCCTCCATGGAGGTGACTGCTCCATCTTCTCATGGAGGCTCCCTTTTCAACGTGAAagctcaaatgaagaagaagaagaagaaaaaggagcagCTGCAGAAGAAGAAT GCCATGGAGATTACAGCAAGGCTGGAGGAAATAATTAACTATGTGCAGTCATTGCAGAATCAAGTTGGG TTTCTCTCCATGAGACTCGCTGCTGCTACAAGAAGTTATGAAGGGCGCTTAGAAGACCTAATGGAAGCCATAACAACTTCTGTAATTCAACTTTAA
- the LOC122044209 gene encoding lipid phosphate phosphatase 2-like has translation MADIELSPGHTVTSHGAKLARFHLHDWVILLLLGGLEFLFYELDPFHRFVGRDMMTDLNYPLKRTTIPFWAVPIIAVFVPCLVFLAVYLRRKDVYDLHHAVLGILYSVLVTGMLTDGLKDAVGRPRPDFYWRCFPDGRAVYDDITARALCHGPKNSVDDGYKSFPSGHASWSFAGLGFFSWYLAGKIRAFDRRGHVAKLCLVMLPLSAATVVSITLVNDYMHHWDDVFAGGLLGLEIARVFSGVSRVEISGSGRRYLRH, from the exons ATGGCAGACATCGAGCTGAGTCCTGGGCACACAGTGACATCGCACGGAGCCAAGCTCGCCCGCTTCCACCTCCACGACTGGGTCATTCTCCTCCTCCTCGGCGGCCTCGAGTTCCTGTTCTATGAGCTCGATCCGTTCCACCGGTTCGTCGGCCGCGACATGATGACCGACCTCAACTACCCGCTCAAGCGCACCACTATCCCCTTCTGGGCCGTTCCA ATTATTGCAGTTTTCGTGCCATGCCTGGTGTTCCTGGCTGTTTACTTACGAAGAAAGGATGTTTACGATCTCCATCACGCCGTTTTAG GCATTTTGTATTCGGTGCTGGTGACGGGGATGCTGACTGACGGGCTCAAGGACGCCGTGGGCCGGCCTCGGCCCGACTTCTATTGGCGTTGCTTTCCCGACGGAAGAGCGGTCTACGACGACATCACCGCGCGTGCTCTGTGCCACGGCCCGAAGAACTCAGTCGACGACGGATACAAAAGCTTTCCCAGCGGCCatgcttctt GGTCGTTTGCGGGTTTGGGTTTCTTCTCGTGGTACCTCGCGGGCAAGATCCGTGCCTTTGATCGCCGAGGCCACGTAGCGAAGCTCTGCCTCGTGATGCTCCCTTTATCGGCGGCCACCGTCGTGTCCATCACGCTGGTGAACGACTACATGCACCACTGGGACGACGTCTTCGCCGGCGGCCTGCTAGG GTTGGAGATCGCACGCGTCTTCTCGGGCGTTAGCCGAGTCGAGATATCCGGAAGCGGGCGAAGATATTTAAGGCATTAA